A window of the Haloquadratum walsbyi C23 genome harbors these coding sequences:
- a CDS encoding AAA family ATPase produces the protein MDKDNAISLTVRGAEKSDAGRGIARLPESARQQLGVLSGDTVLIIGSRETVAKVWPANGSVSESIVLVDADTRTNADVTIGDTVRIHPIGVDDARSVTLSMPPDVSFADEDRAVELIKRALRDRPIQADGQIRFESVSDKPFVVTETRPEGQVRVTDTTTLRLTRRGQSSTDDRVFSTSTGTQRGRTGNETTNDNQDDTSTTPVSTSDSIESESSVAQSPTVTYEDIGGLDDELELVREMIELPLSAPTVFTHLGVDPPKGVLLHGPPGTGKTLIAKAVANEVDATFINISGPEIMSKYKGESEEQLREKFEMAREEAPSIVFFDEIDSIAPARDDGGDVENRIVGQLLSLMDGLDARGDVVVVGATNRIDTLDPALRRGGRFDREIEIGVPDEKGRREILAVHTRQMPLADNIDLDRLAAQTHGFVGADLESLSTEAAMAALRRGRRDDDAAETLTSLSVTREDMMDAMAAVDPSAIREYVAESPTTTFDDVGGLDAAKQTLERAVIWPLTYGPLFDSVNTDPPTGALLYGPPGTGKTLLARAIAGEAEINFVEVAGPELLDRYVGESEKAVREVFERARQAAPAIIFFDEIDAVAANRAGGGTDSGVGDRVVSQLLTELDRITDHPNLVVLAATNRRDTIDSALLRPGRLESHIAVPRPDAAARRAILEIHLAGKPLADNIDRDELVGKTAGYVGADIEAMVRDASVRAIESVTTEYDGATANEHADEIVLTRSHFETALDSIEPTENRGEDSTMHDNGDDIY, from the coding sequence ATGGATAAGGACAATGCTATCTCTCTGACTGTTCGTGGTGCAGAAAAAAGTGATGCAGGGCGTGGGATTGCTCGTCTCCCTGAGTCAGCCCGACAGCAACTCGGTGTCCTCAGTGGTGATACAGTATTGATCATTGGCAGTCGTGAGACAGTCGCTAAAGTATGGCCAGCTAATGGTAGTGTCTCGGAGAGTATTGTCCTTGTTGATGCTGATACACGAACGAATGCTGATGTGACCATTGGAGATACAGTTCGCATTCATCCGATAGGTGTTGATGATGCTCGATCAGTCACGCTATCAATGCCGCCAGATGTTTCCTTTGCGGATGAAGATCGTGCGGTTGAATTAATCAAACGGGCACTCCGTGATCGCCCAATCCAGGCTGATGGTCAAATTCGGTTTGAGTCAGTGAGTGATAAGCCATTTGTCGTCACTGAAACACGCCCAGAAGGTCAGGTTCGCGTTACTGACACGACGACACTCCGACTTACCCGACGGGGACAGTCATCAACGGATGACCGTGTTTTCTCGACTTCAACGGGAACACAACGCGGCAGGACAGGCAATGAGACAACAAACGACAATCAAGACGATACATCAACAACGCCTGTATCCACATCCGACTCAATCGAAAGCGAATCATCAGTTGCACAATCACCCACTGTTACGTATGAGGATATTGGTGGGCTTGATGATGAACTTGAATTGGTTCGAGAGATGATTGAGCTTCCGTTATCAGCACCAACGGTATTCACACATCTCGGTGTTGACCCCCCAAAAGGCGTATTATTACATGGTCCTCCAGGAACCGGAAAAACGCTCATTGCAAAAGCTGTCGCCAACGAGGTTGATGCAACGTTTATCAATATCTCTGGACCAGAGATCATGTCGAAATACAAGGGTGAATCTGAAGAGCAACTTCGAGAGAAGTTTGAGATGGCTCGTGAGGAGGCACCCTCAATCGTCTTTTTCGATGAGATTGACTCAATCGCGCCTGCTCGTGATGATGGTGGTGATGTAGAAAACCGTATCGTTGGACAGTTGCTTTCACTCATGGATGGACTTGATGCTCGTGGTGATGTCGTCGTTGTCGGAGCGACAAACCGCATTGATACGCTTGACCCTGCGCTTCGTCGTGGCGGTCGATTTGACCGTGAAATTGAGATTGGTGTTCCAGACGAGAAAGGGCGACGTGAAATCCTTGCTGTTCACACGCGACAGATGCCACTTGCGGATAATATCGATCTTGACCGCCTTGCAGCACAGACGCATGGATTTGTTGGTGCTGATCTTGAATCGCTTAGCACTGAGGCAGCAATGGCAGCACTCCGTCGTGGTCGTCGTGATGATGACGCTGCTGAGACGCTCACCTCACTCTCCGTCACACGTGAGGATATGATGGATGCAATGGCAGCTGTTGACCCATCAGCAATTCGTGAATATGTCGCTGAGTCGCCCACGACAACCTTCGATGACGTCGGTGGGCTTGATGCAGCGAAACAGACACTTGAACGGGCAGTCATATGGCCACTTACCTACGGTCCGCTTTTTGATTCGGTCAATACAGACCCGCCAACAGGTGCATTATTATACGGACCACCAGGAACTGGAAAGACGTTACTTGCCCGTGCGATTGCCGGTGAAGCTGAGATTAATTTTGTCGAAGTTGCCGGTCCAGAACTACTTGATCGATATGTTGGTGAGTCCGAGAAAGCCGTCAGAGAAGTGTTTGAACGGGCTCGACAAGCCGCTCCAGCAATTATTTTCTTCGACGAGATTGATGCAGTCGCAGCGAATCGAGCAGGCGGTGGCACCGACAGTGGCGTTGGTGATCGTGTCGTGTCACAACTACTCACCGAACTTGATCGGATTACTGATCATCCAAATCTAGTTGTGCTTGCAGCGACGAATCGACGAGATACAATTGACTCTGCATTGCTTCGTCCTGGTCGACTCGAATCGCATATTGCGGTCCCACGTCCAGATGCCGCAGCACGTCGTGCGATTCTAGAGATTCATCTTGCTGGTAAGCCACTTGCTGATAATATTGACCGTGATGAACTTGTTGGTAAAACCGCAGGATATGTCGGCGCAGATATTGAGGCAATGGTTCGCGATGCATCGGTTCGTGCAATTGAATCTGTCACCACTGAATATGACGGCGCGACCGCAAACGAACACGCTGATGAGATTGTCCTTACACGATCACATTTCGAAACAGCACTCGACTCGATTGAACCAACTGAAAACCGTGGTGAAGACAGCACAATGCATGATAATGGCGACGATATCTACTGA
- a CDS encoding ABC transporter ATP-binding protein → MSDSSLETIPTIDDALFSARDIETGYGELQVLYGVDIDIRQNEIVLVFGPNGAGKSTLIKALYQRLPLWGGEVEIDGSDLSDVNSNQMIEHGIGFVPQTENVFPNLTVAENLDIGAIHVTNPESRRAALLELFPRLKERLMQTAETLSGGERQMLAMARALMPNPDLLFIDEPSAGLSPQLIERTFDHIAQIRESGTAVLMIEQDVNAALSVADRGYVLEMGENRFEGDAMSIRESQQIRDLYLGR, encoded by the coding sequence ATGAGTGATTCAAGTCTTGAGACTATTCCGACAATTGATGATGCGCTTTTTTCAGCACGGGATATTGAAACAGGATATGGAGAGTTACAGGTATTGTATGGTGTTGATATCGATATTCGCCAGAATGAGATCGTATTAGTGTTTGGTCCAAATGGAGCCGGGAAATCAACACTTATCAAAGCTCTGTATCAACGGTTGCCACTTTGGGGCGGGGAAGTCGAAATCGATGGCTCAGATCTCTCAGATGTCAACTCAAATCAGATGATTGAACACGGAATCGGATTTGTTCCACAAACAGAAAATGTGTTTCCGAATCTCACCGTTGCAGAGAATCTTGATATCGGGGCAATACATGTTACCAACCCTGAATCGCGACGAGCGGCGTTATTGGAATTATTCCCACGATTAAAAGAACGTCTCATGCAGACCGCTGAGACACTCTCTGGGGGCGAACGACAGATGCTCGCAATGGCTCGGGCGTTGATGCCGAATCCGGACTTATTATTCATCGATGAGCCATCTGCAGGACTGTCACCACAACTTATTGAACGCACATTTGATCATATCGCACAAATCAGAGAAAGTGGGACAGCAGTGCTGATGATTGAACAAGATGTAAATGCCGCGTTGTCAGTTGCTGATCGTGGGTATGTTCTTGAGATGGGTGAGAACCGATTTGAGGGCGATGCTATGAGTATCCGAGAATCCCAGCAAATTCGAGATCTGTATCTTGGACGATGA
- a CDS encoding DUF5796 family protein yields MSARNDIAPETVGVELLDHGVAVEYIDGRQTLYRGVPKTVTDSFTTPPGKQTHILVTDPTETEGVLLYINDLKTHDDVLESSGVGRVVLEQGSSETVFPGVTVSRLNGMRTTIEADPETARGRVFVFVEDDWSEQSYEFVQQTTDSAESHKE; encoded by the coding sequence ATGAGCGCACGAAATGATATTGCCCCAGAGACCGTCGGTGTCGAATTACTTGACCACGGAGTTGCTGTTGAGTATATTGATGGACGTCAGACACTCTATCGGGGTGTCCCAAAGACGGTCACCGACTCATTCACTACGCCCCCGGGTAAGCAGACACATATTCTTGTTACTGACCCAACTGAAACTGAGGGTGTATTACTGTATATTAATGATCTCAAAACACACGATGACGTGCTTGAATCGAGTGGTGTCGGTCGTGTCGTTCTTGAGCAGGGATCGTCTGAAACGGTCTTCCCTGGGGTTACAGTCTCGCGTCTTAATGGAATGCGAACAACGATTGAGGCTGACCCTGAAACGGCCCGTGGTCGTGTATTTGTCTTTGTTGAGGATGACTGGAGCGAACAATCATATGAATTCGTACAGCAGACAACCGATTCAGCAGAATCTCATAAAGAATAA
- a CDS encoding ABC transporter substrate-binding protein — translation MIQRRKFVAGTGAATVAALAGCSGSSDTGDGSSGENTAAGGAETTTNESDGEMTAEAIPVGVLLPFSGEYAWVGENVLPVVRMLAQEINEQGGINDRQITLVQGDTEGSPSASLSAAKKLITVENVAGIIGPTSITMSAVFDLFQTNEVPVVTPTAGTTSLDDRGGEYVFRTVPSDALGGRAIARALRNERYNNIASYSDMALMVGNKEVFQSFKTPIKSSFAEFGGTITETINFKTGKASYESEMQTVMNTDPAVTVLVGSKDDSIKIMRAAFQAGYEGNWYVTQDQTTEVFLTEAPEEVTNNILGLQSATYQAAEEKGRIERFKQRVQEFTGSEPRLFARNAYDAMNVLGLAMKVTAAADNKITSTNVADNIRTVTDPSGAVVTDYTQGASTIDDQSTLDYRGLIGPINFDEHGDVSSPFAIMQSKDGSWAETAVIPASEL, via the coding sequence ATGATACAACGGCGTAAATTCGTAGCCGGAACTGGTGCGGCTACGGTTGCCGCGTTAGCGGGTTGTTCTGGAAGCTCAGACACTGGCGATGGATCCAGTGGGGAGAACACTGCGGCGGGGGGTGCCGAGACAACGACGAACGAGAGTGACGGCGAAATGACTGCTGAGGCAATTCCTGTCGGGGTATTATTACCATTTTCCGGTGAATACGCATGGGTTGGGGAGAACGTGCTCCCTGTTGTACGGATGCTTGCACAGGAGATTAACGAACAGGGTGGAATCAATGACCGTCAGATAACCCTCGTCCAAGGTGACACGGAGGGGTCACCCTCTGCGTCATTATCAGCAGCAAAGAAATTAATCACCGTTGAAAATGTGGCGGGGATTATTGGTCCAACATCAATCACAATGTCTGCCGTGTTTGATCTATTTCAGACCAATGAGGTGCCGGTTGTGACACCAACAGCAGGCACAACCTCACTTGATGACCGTGGTGGTGAGTACGTCTTCCGGACAGTGCCATCTGATGCACTTGGTGGGCGCGCTATTGCACGAGCACTCCGTAATGAGAGGTATAATAATATTGCCAGCTATTCAGATATGGCGCTGATGGTCGGGAATAAAGAGGTATTTCAGTCATTCAAGACTCCAATCAAGAGTTCATTTGCCGAATTTGGTGGAACCATCACTGAGACAATCAATTTCAAAACTGGGAAAGCATCGTATGAAAGCGAGATGCAGACCGTCATGAACACCGACCCGGCAGTTACCGTCCTTGTCGGATCAAAAGATGACAGTATCAAAATTATGCGAGCTGCATTTCAGGCTGGCTATGAAGGGAATTGGTATGTCACACAAGATCAGACGACTGAGGTCTTTCTTACTGAAGCTCCAGAAGAAGTCACGAATAATATACTTGGACTCCAATCAGCAACATATCAGGCTGCCGAAGAGAAGGGACGAATTGAGAGATTTAAACAGCGTGTACAGGAGTTCACAGGTTCAGAACCACGGTTATTTGCACGTAACGCGTATGATGCAATGAATGTTCTTGGTCTTGCAATGAAGGTAACAGCAGCTGCTGATAATAAAATCACATCAACGAATGTCGCAGACAATATCCGGACCGTAACAGACCCATCAGGCGCAGTTGTCACAGACTATACGCAGGGTGCATCCACCATCGATGATCAGAGCACACTTGATTATCGGGGACTCATTGGTCCAATCAACTTTGATGAGCATGGCGATGTCAGCTCGCCGTTTGCAATCATGCAATCAAAGGATGGATCCTGGGCAGAAACAGCAGTGATTCCAGCAAGCGAACTCTAA
- a CDS encoding DUF7128 family protein: protein MVSMVTRDSDQWYQCDKCEMLFDNEADAKTHEEHCEGDEEPSYLQ, encoded by the coding sequence ATGGTGTCGATGGTTACGCGTGATAGTGATCAATGGTACCAATGTGATAAGTGTGAAATGTTATTTGATAATGAAGCAGACGCGAAAACACATGAAGAACACTGTGAGGGTGATGAAGAACCGTCATACCTACAATAG
- a CDS encoding branched-chain amino acid ABC transporter permease, whose amino-acid sequence MSGVITQFIQTLIYGLIEGSVISVGAVGLTLSYGVTRFINFAYGEFLTYGAYITFFLSGTGIGISLSLPVSVVGAVLLVGVFGVIISRVFFEPLSTRGPIPLLITSIGVAFILRYSLTAAVGVSARQLPVPLMRPVEFFGVGTTPIRATVFVVAIATMLLIHILLKYTMLGKTMRATSGNRNLAEIAGIDTKGVIRRTWFISAGAGALAGVLYAILFAPFRPTIGFEYLIVIFAATLLGGIGRPYGAMLGAIVVGIAMSLGTTYLSAEYTMAYAFAILVGVLLFNPTGIAGSEI is encoded by the coding sequence ATGTCTGGAGTTATTACACAATTCATACAAACACTAATTTATGGACTGATTGAGGGTAGCGTTATTTCTGTTGGTGCGGTTGGGTTAACATTATCATACGGTGTGACTCGGTTTATTAACTTTGCATATGGAGAATTCCTGACATACGGTGCATATATCACATTCTTTCTATCTGGGACCGGAATTGGTATTTCATTATCGCTTCCGGTCTCGGTGGTCGGTGCGGTTTTATTAGTCGGAGTCTTTGGCGTCATCATTTCACGAGTCTTTTTCGAGCCACTATCGACCCGGGGACCAATTCCACTGCTCATCACTTCAATTGGCGTTGCATTTATTCTTCGATACTCGTTGACGGCTGCTGTGGGTGTATCAGCACGGCAACTTCCAGTGCCCTTGATGCGTCCAGTCGAATTCTTTGGTGTTGGCACAACACCAATTCGTGCAACAGTATTTGTTGTTGCAATTGCGACGATGCTGCTTATTCATATTCTTCTCAAATATACAATGCTTGGAAAAACAATGCGGGCAACAAGTGGTAATCGAAACCTCGCTGAGATCGCTGGAATCGATACCAAAGGTGTTATTCGACGAACATGGTTCATCTCTGCGGGTGCAGGTGCACTTGCCGGCGTGCTTTATGCAATACTATTTGCACCCTTTCGCCCGACGATTGGATTTGAGTATCTTATCGTCATTTTTGCCGCGACGCTTCTTGGTGGGATTGGTCGTCCATATGGGGCAATGCTCGGCGCAATTGTCGTTGGAATCGCAATGAGTCTTGGCACAACATATCTTTCTGCAGAGTATACAATGGCGTACGCATTCGCTATTCTTGTGGGCGTCTTATTATTCAACCCAACTGGCATTGCCGGGAGTGAGATCTGA
- a CDS encoding branched-chain amino acid ABC transporter permease yields the protein MSTVNLITLISLPGWSSFLLTVLTIAGIYSLLTVGLNIHYGYTGLINFGHVAFFAAGAYAAALLTIPPPAQTIGAEYIFGLNLPMPIGFLISLIGATITGGLLSACIGMTSARLGSHYLAIATFALAGIFGSVLENEAWLTNGSFGLNNVPRPGRAAMGAIEWEVLYFIFVIIVLVSVMIVLTRLTHSPFGRLLKGVRENEDAAKMLGKDITRVKLTSFAIGGAVAGLAGGLYAHYIGSVVVQQFVPSVTFTIWAALLLGGVASNSGAIFGAFLLIGFQESTRFLSNIYDGLLAVLPEIIANTLRILIQPLPDHPSFVPSLRFVVIGVLIVCVIRYQPEGVFGDSREIEAIGEEE from the coding sequence ATGAGCACTGTGAATTTGATCACGCTCATTTCACTGCCTGGGTGGAGTTCATTTCTGCTCACTGTATTGACCATTGCAGGTATTTATTCATTGTTAACAGTTGGACTGAATATTCATTATGGATATACCGGATTGATTAATTTTGGACATGTTGCATTCTTCGCAGCAGGTGCATATGCCGCAGCGTTATTGACAATCCCCCCGCCGGCGCAAACTATTGGTGCAGAGTACATATTTGGGTTGAACCTCCCGATGCCAATCGGCTTTCTCATCAGTCTTATCGGTGCTACAATCACTGGCGGTCTCCTCTCAGCATGTATCGGCATGACAAGTGCTCGTCTTGGAAGTCATTATCTTGCAATTGCGACATTTGCTCTTGCCGGAATATTCGGCAGCGTTCTTGAGAATGAAGCATGGCTGACAAACGGCTCATTTGGACTGAATAATGTCCCAAGACCCGGACGTGCAGCGATGGGTGCTATCGAATGGGAGGTATTGTATTTCATTTTTGTTATTATTGTATTAGTGAGCGTCATGATTGTGCTCACCCGATTGACTCATTCACCATTTGGTCGTTTATTGAAAGGCGTTCGCGAAAATGAAGATGCTGCGAAGATGCTTGGAAAAGATATTACACGGGTGAAACTCACTTCATTTGCGATTGGTGGCGCAGTTGCAGGTCTCGCTGGTGGGCTTTATGCACACTATATTGGAAGTGTCGTTGTTCAGCAGTTCGTGCCATCAGTGACATTTACAATCTGGGCGGCGTTGCTCCTTGGTGGAGTTGCCTCAAATAGTGGTGCTATCTTTGGTGCATTCTTACTTATTGGATTTCAAGAATCGACGCGCTTTCTGAGCAATATATATGATGGACTACTTGCAGTGTTACCTGAGATTATAGCCAATACATTGCGTATCTTAATTCAACCACTGCCAGATCACCCATCATTTGTCCCAAGTCTACGGTTCGTCGTCATTGGCGTATTGATCGTATGTGTGATTCGATATCAACCTGAGGGCGTCTTTGGTGATTCGCGAGAGATTGAGGCGATTGGTGAGGAAGAATAA
- a CDS encoding ABC transporter ATP-binding protein, translating to MTASDTPLLLIEDVVKRFGGLTAVDHVSFTVKSNSITGLIGPNGAGKSTLFNCITGIVQPDSGTIQLDGVKIQEKSPNQIAQHGLGRTFQTPKIFRGMSVRENLAFAAPLQHGERPVSTLIHPQKIKEEETAVQSRVEDTLEFLSLDHLADEYASGLSGGQRKLLELGRVLMLDPDLILLDEPMAGVNPALTNELLDRLHELTNRGRTILLIEHDMDLIMNHCDRVVVLHNGQTLASGSPSLVQDDERVIEAYLGDVIDE from the coding sequence ATGACGGCATCAGATACCCCGCTGTTATTGATCGAGGATGTTGTGAAGCGATTTGGCGGCTTAACAGCAGTTGACCACGTCTCATTTACTGTTAAATCAAACTCAATCACTGGGCTCATTGGACCGAACGGGGCTGGCAAGTCAACATTATTTAATTGTATTACAGGGATCGTTCAGCCTGACTCAGGCACAATCCAATTAGATGGTGTGAAAATACAAGAGAAGTCTCCAAATCAGATTGCACAACATGGACTGGGACGAACATTCCAGACGCCGAAGATATTCCGTGGAATGAGCGTTCGAGAAAATCTTGCGTTTGCTGCACCTCTACAGCATGGTGAAAGACCAGTGTCAACCCTGATTCACCCTCAGAAAATTAAAGAAGAGGAGACAGCGGTTCAATCGCGAGTTGAAGACACCTTGGAGTTTTTATCATTAGATCATCTTGCCGACGAGTACGCCAGCGGATTATCTGGTGGTCAGCGAAAATTACTCGAGTTGGGTCGTGTGCTGATGCTTGATCCAGACCTGATTCTGCTTGATGAACCGATGGCAGGAGTCAATCCAGCGCTGACAAATGAATTGCTTGACCGACTGCATGAACTTACCAATCGTGGACGGACAATCTTACTCATCGAACACGATATGGATCTTATAATGAATCATTGTGACCGTGTCGTTGTTTTGCATAACGGGCAAACACTCGCGAGTGGGTCACCGTCACTTGTCCAAGATGATGAACGCGTTATCGAAGCATATCTAGGAGATGTTATTGATGAGTGA
- a CDS encoding DEAD/DEAH box helicase, which yields MADGTATRGADVFSEFSAPVREALSERGFTTPTEPQRRAIPPLAHDRNALVIAPTGTGKTETAMLPVFDAIAESDFDDSEREGFSALYITPLRALNRDMRDRLTWWGETLDIDIDVRHGDTTQYQRRQQAEDPPDVLVTTPETLQAMLTGSKLRKALAGVDHVVVDEVHELAAAKRGVQLSVALERLQVLAGSFQRIGLSATVGSPTEVARFLTGDRSFEVIEIDAGSAIEFSVHHPTVTQKDEQLSRELATDETIASHVRVIRDIVSDHSSTLIFVNTRQTAEALGSRFKKLGEPIEVHHGSLSKDVRIDVEDRFKNGSLDGLVCTSSMELGIDVGEVDHVVQYGSPREVARLLQRVGRAGHHRDRISHGTVITSSPDDTLEALAIARRATEGIVEPARIHHASLDTVANQIIGIVMDEGEVSARRAYQIVTAAYPFANLDKQTFREIIRELSSNRLVWLEEDADRLEKSSGTWQYFYANLSMIPDEETYDVYDMSSRGQIGTLDERFVLNFAEPGAAFIQRGEMWRINDIDDDETQVNVTPIEDPSGEVPSWTGAEIPVPAHVANEVGEMRAAAAKQLATGANKEAVGRDLARRYPADVSTITSAIEPIERQVIGEYPIPTADRLVIEAQAQTVVINSPHGHRINETLGRLLAALVGQRTGASVGLDVSPYRIELELPRQASIGDVTAVFDETDPMHVEAILELALKKADALKFTLAQVAAKFGALKRYQGRERFGGDRLMAALEDTPVYDEAVREVFHTDLAVPETTALLERYHTDELTIAITRERTPIGVDGRSHGKELLVPSNADAGVIEAVRDRIQDDNVRLLCLHCTDWEQKKPVRRVRDQPRCPRCEATRIACLNPWDEDTPKAVRGGTLEDDTDADRLQRRAHRSASLIQSHGKQAAIALAARGVGPQTAARIIGNLREDETEFYRDILKQEQQYARTQSFWD from the coding sequence CTATCTGAGCGAGGATTCACCACACCAACAGAGCCACAGCGCCGTGCGATTCCACCATTGGCACATGACAGGAATGCACTCGTCATTGCGCCAACGGGAACAGGGAAGACAGAGACAGCGATGCTTCCCGTCTTCGATGCAATTGCTGAAAGCGATTTTGATGATTCCGAGCGTGAGGGATTCTCCGCACTGTATATTACACCACTTCGAGCACTTAATCGAGATATGCGTGATCGGCTTACATGGTGGGGTGAGACGCTTGATATTGATATTGACGTCAGACATGGTGATACAACGCAGTATCAACGGCGTCAGCAAGCTGAGGACCCACCAGATGTGCTTGTGACGACACCTGAAACATTACAAGCAATGCTTACCGGGTCAAAGCTTAGAAAAGCACTTGCTGGGGTTGACCACGTTGTTGTTGATGAGGTGCACGAACTTGCTGCTGCAAAACGAGGTGTACAATTGTCAGTTGCGCTTGAGCGGCTTCAAGTACTTGCGGGATCATTTCAGCGAATTGGACTCTCAGCAACAGTTGGATCCCCAACGGAGGTCGCCCGATTTCTGACGGGTGATCGGTCATTTGAGGTCATTGAGATTGATGCTGGTAGCGCGATTGAGTTTTCTGTTCATCACCCAACAGTTACTCAAAAAGATGAACAACTGTCACGTGAGTTAGCGACTGATGAGACGATTGCAAGTCACGTCCGTGTCATTCGAGATATCGTTTCGGATCATAGTTCGACTCTTATATTCGTCAATACACGGCAGACGGCTGAGGCGCTAGGGTCACGATTTAAAAAACTTGGTGAGCCAATTGAGGTTCATCATGGATCACTTTCAAAAGATGTTCGTATCGACGTTGAGGATAGATTCAAGAATGGCTCGTTAGATGGGCTTGTTTGCACCTCTTCGATGGAGTTAGGTATCGATGTTGGAGAGGTTGATCACGTCGTGCAATATGGGAGTCCTCGAGAGGTCGCACGACTGCTACAGCGAGTGGGACGGGCTGGACATCATCGTGATCGTATCTCACATGGAACGGTCATTACCTCATCACCGGATGATACACTTGAAGCGCTGGCAATTGCGCGACGCGCCACGGAGGGTATTGTCGAGCCTGCACGGATTCATCATGCGAGTCTCGATACTGTTGCGAATCAAATTATCGGCATTGTGATGGATGAAGGGGAGGTATCAGCTCGTCGAGCATATCAAATTGTGACAGCTGCGTATCCATTCGCCAACCTGGATAAACAGACATTTCGAGAGATCATACGGGAATTATCGTCAAATCGGCTTGTGTGGCTTGAAGAGGATGCGGATCGGCTTGAGAAATCCAGCGGGACGTGGCAGTACTTCTATGCGAATCTCTCGATGATTCCTGACGAGGAAACATATGATGTATACGATATGTCCTCACGCGGGCAGATTGGGACGCTTGATGAGCGATTTGTATTGAATTTTGCCGAACCGGGGGCTGCGTTTATTCAGCGTGGCGAAATGTGGCGGATTAATGATATTGATGATGATGAAACCCAGGTAAATGTAACACCAATTGAAGACCCGAGTGGTGAGGTGCCATCATGGACTGGTGCTGAGATTCCAGTCCCTGCACACGTTGCAAATGAGGTCGGTGAAATGCGCGCTGCGGCTGCAAAGCAACTTGCGACAGGCGCAAATAAAGAAGCCGTAGGGCGAGATCTCGCGAGACGATATCCTGCAGATGTCTCAACAATTACATCTGCGATCGAGCCGATTGAAAGACAGGTTATTGGTGAATATCCGATTCCAACAGCAGATCGTCTTGTGATCGAAGCACAAGCACAAACCGTCGTAATAAATAGCCCGCATGGGCATCGAATCAATGAGACACTTGGACGCTTACTCGCAGCGCTTGTTGGTCAGCGGACTGGTGCCTCTGTTGGGTTGGATGTCAGTCCATATCGAATTGAATTGGAACTTCCAAGACAGGCGTCGATTGGTGATGTCACCGCTGTTTTCGATGAAACAGACCCAATGCATGTTGAAGCAATCCTTGAGTTGGCGTTAAAAAAGGCAGATGCACTGAAGTTCACACTTGCACAGGTTGCCGCGAAGTTTGGTGCACTTAAACGGTATCAAGGACGTGAACGGTTTGGTGGGGACCGACTGATGGCTGCTCTTGAAGATACACCGGTGTATGATGAAGCAGTTCGAGAGGTATTCCATACTGACCTTGCAGTTCCAGAGACAACAGCACTTCTTGAACGGTATCATACTGATGAACTGACAATAGCAATAACACGTGAGCGAACACCAATTGGAGTTGACGGGCGGTCACATGGAAAGGAACTCCTTGTGCCTTCGAATGCCGATGCCGGAGTGATTGAAGCGGTACGTGATCGAATTCAAGATGATAATGTGCGATTACTGTGTTTGCATTGTACAGACTGGGAGCAAAAAAAGCCAGTACGTCGGGTTCGTGACCAACCACGATGTCCACGATGTGAGGCGACTCGCATCGCATGTTTAAACCCATGGGACGAGGATACTCCAAAGGCAGTTCGTGGTGGGACACTCGAAGATGACACCGACGCTGATAGACTTCAGCGGCGTGCACACCGATCTGCAAGTCTTATCCAGAGTCATGGAAAACAAGCGGCGATTGCTCTTGCTGCCCGTGGGGTTGGACCACAGACAGCCGCTCGAATTATCGGAAATCTTCGCGAGGATGAAACAGAGTTCTACCGGGATATTCTCAAACAAGAACAGCAGTACGCACGGACGCAATCGTTTTGGGACTGA